The Deinococcus metalli genome includes a window with the following:
- a CDS encoding ABC transporter substrate-binding protein yields MSHRTRTPHLAAALVTLALIGGASAAPKKVTGYSSLGVTDGKSGGTYTLSLGDSPQSLNYYGAIDNNLGLISQQLFDGLVEFNLATYKIEPALAESWTISPDGKVYTFKLRQGVKWSDGQTFNADDVIFTYKNLIANPETRAGDAGNFKLGGQDVTFTKVDDYTVRFTLPRPAPAFLLQQRYFILPQHKLVKFSIDGGAKAADINGAWPTNVAPSEVVGTGPFKLDSYTSGQKVSLVRNPNYWKVDGKGQKLPYLDRVDFLIIRDPQAQLAQFLAGNLDQLNSSGAQFPDLKQKELAGGAFKVNRFTALFGSPPFVAYNFDDKDAALAKVFSDVRFRKAMQSAVNRERVIDTVYNGLASLPGHGVAPANKAFYVNTTRQLGSFDLAAAGAALDAMGLNKKNSAGVRLLPNGKPLEFDLTYGTDSAVYPPIATILQSDFAKVGVKVNLRGILSSKLLSTGLAGDYDMILHAFGDQPDPELRRPIWEPGGSLYYWHRSLQPAKDGETPNVAKMAPWEKEIYSIFEKAAVTPSASERKALYTRWQLLFAQNLPVTPIAKPENIGAVSNKFGNYVYNLGVIPGYNPVPLIYQK; encoded by the coding sequence ATGTCACACCGTACCCGCACGCCCCACCTGGCTGCCGCCCTCGTCACGCTCGCCCTGATCGGCGGCGCCTCGGCCGCGCCGAAAAAAGTCACCGGCTACAGCAGCCTGGGCGTCACCGACGGCAAGTCCGGCGGCACCTACACCCTGAGCCTGGGGGACAGCCCACAGAGCCTGAACTACTACGGCGCCATCGACAACAACCTGGGCCTGATCTCGCAGCAGCTGTTCGACGGCCTAGTCGAGTTCAACCTCGCCACGTACAAGATCGAGCCCGCCCTGGCCGAGAGCTGGACCATCAGCCCCGACGGCAAGGTCTACACCTTCAAGCTGCGTCAGGGCGTGAAGTGGAGCGACGGCCAGACCTTCAACGCCGACGACGTGATCTTCACGTACAAGAACCTGATCGCCAACCCCGAGACCCGCGCCGGCGACGCCGGGAACTTCAAGCTCGGCGGGCAGGACGTGACGTTCACCAAGGTAGACGACTACACCGTGCGCTTCACGCTGCCGCGCCCCGCGCCGGCCTTCCTCCTGCAGCAGCGCTACTTCATCCTGCCGCAGCACAAGCTGGTCAAGTTCTCCATCGACGGGGGCGCCAAGGCCGCCGACATCAACGGCGCGTGGCCCACCAACGTGGCGCCCAGCGAGGTCGTCGGCACCGGTCCCTTCAAGCTCGACTCGTACACGTCCGGGCAGAAGGTCTCGCTGGTGCGCAACCCGAACTACTGGAAGGTGGACGGCAAGGGCCAGAAGCTGCCGTACCTCGACCGGGTGGACTTCCTGATCATCCGCGATCCGCAGGCGCAGCTCGCGCAGTTCCTGGCGGGCAACCTCGACCAGCTGAACTCCAGCGGCGCGCAGTTCCCGGACCTCAAGCAGAAGGAACTCGCCGGCGGCGCGTTCAAGGTCAACCGCTTCACGGCGCTGTTCGGCAGCCCGCCCTTCGTGGCCTACAACTTCGACGACAAGGACGCGGCGCTCGCCAAGGTGTTCAGCGACGTGCGCTTCCGCAAGGCCATGCAGTCTGCCGTGAACCGTGAGCGCGTGATCGACACGGTGTACAACGGCCTGGCGAGCCTGCCCGGCCACGGCGTTGCCCCAGCCAACAAGGCGTTCTACGTGAACACCACCCGCCAGCTCGGCAGCTTCGACCTGGCCGCCGCGGGCGCGGCGCTGGACGCCATGGGCCTGAACAAGAAGAACAGCGCGGGCGTGCGACTGCTGCCGAACGGCAAGCCGCTGGAGTTCGACCTGACGTACGGCACGGACTCGGCGGTGTACCCGCCCATCGCGACCATCCTCCAGAGCGACTTCGCCAAGGTCGGCGTGAAGGTCAACCTGCGCGGAATTCTCAGCAGCAAGCTGCTCTCGACCGGTCTGGCCGGCGACTACGACATGATCCTGCACGCCTTCGGCGACCAGCCGGACCCGGAACTGCGCCGCCCCATCTGGGAGCCCGGCGGCAGCCTGTACTACTGGCACCGCTCGCTGCAGCCCGCCAAGGACGGCGAGACCCCGAACGTCGCCAAGATGGCCCCGTGGGAAAAGGAGATCTACTCGATCTTCGAGAAGGCGGCCGTTACGCCCAGCGCCAGCGAGCGCAAGGCGCTGTACACCCGCTGGCAGCTGCTGTTCGCGCAGAACCTGCCGGTCACGCCCATCGCCAAGCCCGAGAACATCGGCGCGGTCAGCAACAAGTTCGGGAACTACGTGTACAACCTCGGCGTGATTCCCGGCTACAACCCCGTTCCGCTCATCTACCAGAAGTAA
- a CDS encoding GntR family transcriptional regulator — MTDHWSLPIDAESATPVYVQVAQQLQRRIESGELRRGSALPAERDFAAQLGISRVTVRQALALLEKQGLLLRKHGSGTFVTPPARPGEMPSRPLGLLSSFSEDVRSRGQRPGARVLAFERGRPTAHEALSLALSPTESVYRVRRLRTANDEPLAIEESTLPATMVGVLTAADVTDTSLYALLRRRNLEPSRGIRHLRAVNADLTLAAQLNVPVGAALLATERVSWTAEGLPIEYARAQYRGDRFDFVMELHGDNDT; from the coding sequence ATGACCGACCACTGGTCCCTCCCCATCGACGCGGAGAGCGCCACGCCCGTGTACGTGCAGGTCGCGCAGCAGCTGCAACGCCGTATCGAGAGCGGCGAGCTGCGGCGCGGCAGCGCCCTGCCCGCCGAGCGCGACTTCGCTGCCCAGCTCGGCATCTCGCGGGTCACGGTCCGTCAGGCGCTGGCGCTGCTTGAAAAACAGGGCCTGCTGCTGCGCAAACACGGCAGCGGCACCTTCGTCACGCCCCCCGCCCGCCCCGGCGAGATGCCCAGCCGCCCGCTGGGTTTGCTCTCCTCCTTCTCCGAGGACGTCCGCTCGCGCGGGCAGCGGCCCGGCGCCCGCGTGCTCGCCTTCGAACGCGGCCGGCCCACCGCGCACGAGGCCCTGAGCCTGGCGCTGTCGCCCACCGAGTCCGTGTACCGCGTGCGGCGCCTGCGCACCGCGAACGACGAGCCCCTCGCCATCGAGGAAAGCACCCTGCCGGCCACCATGGTCGGCGTGCTCACCGCAGCGGACGTCACGGACACCAGCCTGTACGCCCTGCTGCGCCGCCGCAACCTCGAACCCAGCCGCGGCATCCGGCACCTGCGCGCGGTGAACGCGGACCTCACGCTGGCCGCGCAGCTGAACGTGCCGGTCGGCGCGGCGCTGCTGGCCACCGAGCGCGTGTCGTGGACCGCCGAGGGCCTGCCCATCGAGTACGCCCGCGCGCAGTACCGCGGCGACCGCTTCGACTTCGTGATGGAACTCCACGGGGACAATGACACCTGA
- the murQ gene encoding N-acetylmuramic acid 6-phosphate etherase, translated as MTADPRRTEAVHPAHADLDRLDLRALVDAFVDDQQDAVRAVQAAAPALTGAVGAALPRLRAGGRLVYAGAGTSGRLGVLDATELTPTFSWPPERAVPLIAGGEGAIRHAVEGAEDSVQAGQDDVRAAGVGRDDVLLALAASGTTPYVLGAIHAARAAGALTVGIANNPDTPLLAAVDCPVLLDTGPEVISGSTRLKAGTAQKIALNTLSSALMVQLGKVYGNLMVDMRASNEKLQGRALRLVVHATGADEAAARTALAQADGHVKTAVVMLLLGVDASHAEARLRAAGGQARAALERP; from the coding sequence ATGACCGCCGACCCGCGCCGCACCGAGGCCGTCCATCCGGCCCACGCCGACCTCGACCGGCTGGACCTGCGCGCGCTGGTGGACGCCTTCGTGGACGACCAGCAGGACGCCGTGCGCGCCGTGCAGGCGGCGGCGCCGGCCCTGACGGGCGCGGTGGGGGCCGCGCTGCCCCGACTGCGCGCCGGGGGCCGGCTGGTGTACGCCGGCGCGGGCACCAGCGGCCGCCTGGGCGTGCTGGACGCCACCGAACTCACGCCCACCTTCTCGTGGCCGCCCGAGCGCGCCGTGCCGCTGATCGCGGGCGGCGAGGGCGCCATCCGCCACGCCGTCGAGGGCGCCGAGGACAGCGTGCAGGCCGGTCAGGACGACGTCCGGGCCGCCGGCGTGGGCCGTGACGACGTGCTGCTCGCGCTGGCGGCCAGCGGCACCACCCCGTACGTGCTGGGCGCGATCCACGCCGCCCGCGCGGCCGGGGCGCTCACGGTGGGCATCGCCAACAACCCCGACACGCCGCTGCTCGCGGCAGTGGACTGCCCGGTGCTGCTCGACACCGGCCCGGAGGTGATCTCCGGCAGCACCCGTCTGAAGGCCGGCACGGCGCAGAAGATCGCGCTGAACACCCTGTCCAGCGCCCTGATGGTGCAGCTCGGCAAGGTGTACGGCAACCTGATGGTCGACATGCGCGCCAGCAACGAGAAGCTCCAGGGCCGCGCCCTGCGGCTGGTCGTGCACGCGACCGGCGCGGACGAGGCCGCCGCCCGCACTGCCCTGGCGCAGGCCGACGGCCACGTGAAGACTGCGGTCGTGATGCTGCTGCTGGGCGTGGACGCTTCCCACGCAGAGGCCCGGCTGCGCGCCGCCGGCGGTCAGGCCCGCGCGGCCCTGGAGCGGCCGTGA
- a CDS encoding serine hydrolase domain-containing protein, whose protein sequence is MIPQSTRAVLDAALAAGLPGAALGVVDASGQRDTVVLGLAQREPTAEPLGADHFFDLASLTKPLFTAREVLRAVADGLLDLDDELGHFLPELAWMQDTPLRSRTLRQLLTHTAGLPAWAPVYTWGDAATIRARIIQEAWPMQEPGEVVYSDLGYMLLGRVLERVHGRPLRDFALDDGLTFAPDPALSVATERCAWRERMLRGEVHDENAGSLGGVSGHAGLFGTLAGVLRHAELILRGGWLPPAAQDAALRPAAPGRTLTFVQMQPGWSGGSLAGPNAVGHTGFTGTGVWVDHARGLGWALLTNRVHPTRHSGFDIQGLRRAVGNTLLAAQH, encoded by the coding sequence GTGATTCCGCAGAGCACCCGCGCCGTGCTGGACGCCGCGCTCGCCGCCGGCCTGCCCGGCGCGGCGCTGGGGGTCGTGGACGCCTCGGGGCAGCGAGACACCGTAGTGCTCGGTCTCGCGCAGCGGGAGCCCACTGCCGAGCCGCTGGGTGCCGATCATTTCTTCGACCTGGCCAGCCTCACCAAGCCGCTGTTCACCGCGCGCGAGGTGCTGCGCGCCGTGGCGGACGGCCTGCTCGACCTCGACGACGAGCTGGGCCACTTCCTGCCGGAACTCGCGTGGATGCAGGACACGCCGCTGCGGTCGCGCACGCTGCGCCAGCTGCTCACGCACACCGCCGGCCTGCCGGCGTGGGCGCCGGTGTACACCTGGGGCGACGCCGCGACCATCCGCGCCCGCATCATTCAGGAAGCGTGGCCCATGCAGGAGCCCGGCGAGGTCGTGTACTCGGACCTGGGGTACATGCTGCTGGGCCGCGTGCTGGAACGCGTGCACGGCCGCCCGCTGCGCGACTTTGCGCTGGACGACGGCCTGACCTTCGCGCCGGACCCCGCCCTATCCGTCGCCACCGAGCGCTGCGCGTGGCGTGAGCGCATGCTGCGCGGCGAGGTCCATGACGAGAACGCCGGCTCGCTCGGCGGCGTGTCCGGCCACGCGGGCCTGTTCGGCACGCTGGCGGGCGTCCTGCGTCACGCCGAACTGATCCTGCGCGGCGGCTGGCTGCCCCCCGCCGCGCAGGACGCCGCCCTGCGCCCCGCCGCGCCCGGCCGCACCCTGACCTTCGTGCAGATGCAGCCCGGCTGGAGCGGCGGCAGCCTCGCTGGCCCGAACGCCGTGGGGCACACCGGCTTCACCGGCACCGGCGTGTGGGTGGACCACGCGCGCGGCCTGGGCTGGGCGCTGCTCACCAACCGGGTGCACCCCACCCGGCACTCGGGCTTCGACATCCAGGGCCTGCGCCGCGCGGTCGGCAACACCCTGCTCGCCGCGCAGCACTAA
- a CDS encoding alkaline phosphatase family protein, which produces MAASPHPVPDRSGHRPRGVRSSPVLKRLLLTATLGVTALTGARAPAPTPFDHVFVIVLENTAYAQAIGNPELPTLTTLARTYGLAAAYTGVAHPSLPNYVAMISGSTFGSASDDTRQRFRGDTLPLQLEHAGRDWRGYFQGLPRPGWDGGAAGDYGKKHNPFMLFAEIAADPARRAKVLGLETLAADLKAGRVPAYTLIVPDVCHDLHGAPHCPPGRALNRAADAFLKTWTDAILASPAWTGRSALVITFDEGEDDVGGGGRIATVVVTRTGPRGVTSRTPYTHYSLLRTLQDAWGLPPLRGAATAAPMTDLFGR; this is translated from the coding sequence ATGGCGGCTTCTCCCCACCCAGTTCCGGACCGCTCCGGTCACCGGCCACGCGGCGTGCGGTCCTCCCCTGTCCTGAAGCGGCTGCTGCTGACGGCCACGCTGGGCGTGACGGCCCTGACGGGCGCCCGGGCTCCGGCACCCACGCCCTTCGACCACGTGTTCGTGATCGTGCTGGAAAACACCGCGTATGCACAGGCCATCGGCAACCCGGAATTGCCCACCCTGACTACCCTGGCGCGCACCTATGGACTGGCGGCCGCGTACACCGGCGTGGCGCACCCCAGCCTGCCCAACTATGTCGCCATGATCAGCGGCAGCACCTTCGGCAGCGCCAGCGACGACACCCGCCAGCGCTTCCGGGGCGATACCCTGCCCCTGCAGCTGGAACACGCCGGGCGGGACTGGCGGGGCTACTTCCAGGGCCTGCCGCGCCCCGGCTGGGACGGCGGGGCAGCCGGCGACTACGGCAAGAAGCACAACCCCTTCATGCTGTTCGCGGAGATCGCCGCGGACCCGGCGCGGCGGGCGAAGGTTCTGGGCCTGGAGACGCTGGCCGCGGACCTGAAAGCGGGCCGCGTCCCGGCCTACACCCTGATCGTTCCGGACGTGTGCCACGACCTGCACGGGGCGCCACACTGCCCGCCGGGCCGCGCCCTGAACCGCGCCGCCGACGCCTTCCTGAAGACCTGGACGGACGCGATCCTGGCGTCGCCGGCGTGGACGGGCCGCTCGGCCCTGGTGATCACCTTCGACGAGGGCGAGGACGACGTGGGCGGCGGCGGCCGGATCGCCACGGTGGTCGTGACGCGAACCGGGCCGCGCGGGGTGACGTCGCGCACACCGTACACGCACTACTCGCTGCTGCGCACGCTGCAGGACGCGTGGGGCCTGCCTCCCCTGCGCGGCGCCGCGACGGCTGCGCCGATGACCGACCTGTTCGGCCGGTAG
- a CDS encoding carboxylesterase/lipase family protein, producing the protein MPGPLHLRRFGSAPPGKLRRNARPSAPATPWSPYGPIAAHPHRHPHRGPRRDPHGRGLRAACPDCQTTLGPVTGSAEAGVNVFRGLPFAAPPVGPLRFRPPQPAVPWSAPRAATAFGPECAHVVVGLFSDGQGGTVDGQEDCLYLNVYVPAEPASEPRPVMVWIHGGAFTSGAGSLYDASVFARTHGVVVVTTNYRLGALGFLALADLSAESGGTSGNVGLMDQQAALGWVKANIRAFGGDPARVTIAGESAGGMSVCAHLASPTSAGLFQGAIIQSGLCASPGNTVTEPEAERRNVAWAARVGCRTDVLACLRARDAATLLKTAVPGLRPLANLVWSPVYGTPTLPRPLLDAYRSGQFNRVPVLVGTNHDEGRVFVVLASPRGNPISLPLYWGGAGLLTGAGKVSQVLKAYPGRAPGTPALAFATLFTDAVFSCPAVQVSTALSAHVPVYAFEFNDPQAVTTLKVPPGLTSLGAFHGSSLVYVFQTRLSGLADPAAFTPAQRALANDFGSAWAAFVKTGRPASQAAWPPFDPALGNVEVFMPGGAAQRTDVATDHQCGLWSSLGLK; encoded by the coding sequence GTGCCCGGACCGCTCCACCTGCGGCGGTTCGGGTCGGCCCCGCCGGGTAAGCTGCGGCGGAACGCCCGGCCCTCCGCCCCTGCCACCCCCTGGAGTCCGTATGGCCCGATCGCCGCTCACCCGCACCGTCATCCGCACCGTGGCCCTCGTCGTGACCCTCATGGGCGCGGCCTGCGCGCAGCCTGCCCCGACTGCCAGACCACGCTCGGCCCGGTCACGGGCAGCGCCGAGGCGGGCGTGAACGTGTTCCGCGGCCTGCCCTTCGCCGCGCCGCCGGTGGGGCCGCTGCGCTTCCGCCCGCCGCAACCGGCCGTGCCCTGGAGCGCGCCACGCGCCGCGACCGCCTTCGGGCCGGAGTGCGCGCACGTGGTGGTGGGCCTGTTCAGCGACGGTCAGGGAGGCACGGTCGACGGCCAGGAGGACTGCCTCTACCTGAATGTGTACGTACCGGCGGAGCCCGCCAGCGAGCCGCGTCCCGTGATGGTCTGGATTCACGGCGGAGCCTTCACGTCCGGCGCGGGCAGCCTGTACGACGCCTCGGTGTTCGCCCGCACGCACGGCGTGGTGGTCGTGACCACCAACTACCGTCTGGGCGCGCTGGGCTTCCTGGCCCTGGCGGACCTCAGCGCGGAGAGCGGCGGCACGTCCGGCAACGTCGGCCTGATGGACCAGCAGGCGGCACTGGGCTGGGTCAAGGCCAACATCCGGGCCTTCGGCGGCGACCCCGCGCGCGTCACCATCGCCGGAGAATCGGCCGGGGGCATGAGCGTGTGCGCCCACCTCGCGTCCCCCACCTCGGCCGGACTGTTCCAGGGAGCGATCATCCAGAGCGGTCTGTGCGCCAGTCCCGGCAACACGGTCACGGAACCCGAGGCCGAACGGCGTAACGTGGCATGGGCCGCCCGCGTGGGGTGCCGCACCGACGTGCTCGCGTGCCTGCGGGCCAGGGACGCGGCCACGCTCCTGAAGACGGCGGTGCCGGGGCTGCGGCCCCTCGCCAACCTCGTGTGGTCGCCGGTGTACGGCACCCCCACCCTGCCGCGCCCACTGCTCGACGCGTACCGCAGCGGGCAGTTCAACCGTGTGCCCGTGCTGGTCGGCACCAACCATGACGAGGGCCGCGTGTTCGTGGTGCTCGCGTCGCCCCGCGGCAACCCGATCTCGCTGCCGCTGTACTGGGGGGGTGCCGGCCTGCTGACCGGCGCGGGCAAGGTCTCCCAGGTCCTGAAGGCGTATCCCGGCCGCGCACCGGGGACGCCCGCCCTGGCCTTCGCCACGCTGTTCACCGACGCGGTGTTCTCGTGCCCCGCGGTGCAGGTGAGCACGGCGCTGTCGGCCCACGTTCCCGTGTACGCCTTCGAATTCAACGACCCGCAGGCTGTCACGACCCTGAAGGTGCCGCCCGGCCTGACGTCCCTCGGGGCATTTCACGGGTCCAGCCTCGTCTACGTGTTCCAGACCCGCCTGTCTGGCCTGGCCGATCCGGCCGCCTTCACGCCCGCGCAGCGCGCCCTGGCGAACGACTTCGGCAGTGCGTGGGCGGCCTTCGTGAAGACCGGCCGGCCGGCGTCACAGGCCGCCTGGCCGCCGTTCGATCCGGCCCTGGGCAACGTCGAGGTCTTCATGCCCGGCGGCGCCGCGCAGCGCACCGACGTCGCCACCGACCACCAGTGTGGTCTGTGGTCGTCCCTGGGGCTGAAGTGA
- a CDS encoding META domain-containing protein, producing the protein MNAARGVSFGAATLVLSTGTARLVYSKKETAMDMTTRLHTRWRLVGDVTDPAPTLEFAEDGHVSGDTGCNRLSGRYTVDSPALTFSPLATTRRACISADLQAQETAFLAMLARVRRYAVSGAQLVLTLDDGRTCTFVRSMD; encoded by the coding sequence GTGAACGCGGCCCGGGGCGTGTCGTTCGGCGCCGCCACGCTGGTGCTCAGCACCGGCACCGCCCGACTCGTGTACAGCAAGAAGGAGACTGCCATGGACATGACGACCCGCCTTCACACGCGCTGGCGACTTGTGGGGGACGTCACGGACCCCGCCCCCACCCTCGAGTTCGCCGAGGACGGCCACGTGAGTGGTGACACCGGCTGCAACCGCCTGAGCGGCCGGTACACCGTGGACAGTCCGGCGCTGACCTTCTCGCCGCTGGCGACCACCCGCCGCGCGTGCATCAGCGCGGACCTTCAGGCACAGGAGACGGCCTTCCTGGCGATGCTGGCCCGGGTACGCCGCTACGCCGTGAGCGGCGCGCAGCTCGTGCTGACGCTGGACGACGGCCGTACCTGCACCTTCGTCCGCTCCATGGACTGA
- a CDS encoding glycosyltransferase family 4 protein, which yields MTIRRVLLLGNHTPRQCGIATFTADLADALLTVHPELEVFIAAMDDGHHYAYPERVALTIPQHDPDAYIHAAQAINDLNVDVVCVQHEFGIYGGSAGSYLLTLLRALEAPIITTLHTVLETYSPEQRAVIEELAALSERLVVMSTRALDFLTAQGIPAGKVDFIHHGMPRLAFDRDVEKANLGLAGHEVILTFGLLSPNKGLETAIRALPGVVPGHPHLTYLILGATHPHLREREGEAYREGLVELAASLGVAAHVRFENRFATLDELGRYIAAADIYLTPYLNREQITSGTLAYALGNGKAVVSTPYWHAEELLADGRGVLVPFRDAVTLGQELRDLLDKPARRAELEARARAYGEGMTWPAIGAQYLQVFAETGRAVILTQPQPALPEVTLRHVAALSDGTGVFQHATFTLPNPHEGYTTDDNARALTLAAACPDDPHAPLLARRALTFLHGALGPDGHFRNFMSYDRHWLEARGAENAQARAVRALVTAARTLTDPGLRGAARELLIHAWPAIQSLESPRAQALALMALAEQHHHAGPHAERDELAHRYAANLRRLHAEHATPGWLWFEPYLSYSNAKLPHGLLAYGRVYGRPGDVALALDALRWLEGVQTGPHGSFWPVGNERVYRRGEARPLWDGQPIEVYATVAADLEAYAATGDESWLDLARRAVNWLLGVNPLRQPLLNPESGGCRDGLHRDRVNMNEGAESTLALWQSVADLRAVQATPSAGTLTGD from the coding sequence ATGACCATTCGACGGGTCCTGCTGCTCGGAAACCACACGCCGCGGCAGTGCGGCATTGCCACCTTCACGGCGGATCTCGCCGACGCGCTCCTCACCGTCCATCCAGAACTTGAGGTCTTCATCGCCGCGATGGACGACGGGCACCACTACGCCTACCCGGAGCGGGTGGCGCTCACGATTCCCCAGCACGACCCGGACGCCTACATCCACGCGGCTCAGGCTATCAACGACCTGAACGTGGACGTGGTGTGTGTTCAGCACGAGTTCGGCATCTACGGTGGGTCGGCCGGCAGTTACCTGCTGACCCTGCTGCGCGCCCTGGAAGCGCCGATCATCACCACGCTGCACACCGTGCTGGAGACGTATTCGCCTGAGCAGCGGGCCGTGATCGAGGAGCTTGCGGCGCTGAGCGAGCGGCTGGTCGTGATGAGCACCCGTGCGCTGGACTTCCTGACCGCGCAGGGCATCCCGGCGGGCAAGGTGGACTTCATCCACCACGGCATGCCGCGACTGGCGTTCGACCGGGACGTCGAGAAGGCGAACCTGGGCCTGGCTGGCCACGAGGTCATCCTCACCTTCGGCCTGCTGTCGCCGAACAAGGGTCTGGAGACCGCGATCCGCGCGCTGCCCGGCGTGGTGCCGGGCCACCCGCACCTCACCTATCTGATCCTCGGCGCCACGCACCCGCACCTACGCGAGCGCGAGGGCGAGGCGTACCGCGAGGGGCTGGTGGAGTTGGCGGCGTCGCTGGGCGTGGCGGCCCACGTCCGTTTCGAGAACCGCTTCGCCACTCTCGACGAGCTGGGCCGCTATATCGCTGCGGCCGACATCTACCTCACGCCGTACCTCAACCGTGAGCAGATCACGTCCGGCACGCTCGCCTATGCCCTGGGCAACGGCAAGGCGGTGGTTAGCACGCCGTACTGGCACGCCGAGGAACTCCTCGCGGACGGCCGGGGCGTGCTCGTGCCGTTCCGGGACGCGGTCACGCTGGGTCAGGAGTTGCGCGACCTGCTCGATAAGCCGGCCCGCCGCGCCGAGCTGGAGGCCCGCGCCCGCGCCTACGGCGAGGGCATGACGTGGCCCGCCATCGGTGCGCAGTACCTCCAGGTCTTCGCGGAGACCGGCCGTGCCGTGATCCTGACCCAGCCGCAGCCCGCCCTGCCGGAGGTGACGCTGCGGCACGTGGCGGCGCTGTCGGACGGCACCGGCGTGTTCCAGCACGCGACCTTCACGCTGCCCAACCCGCACGAGGGCTACACCACCGACGACAACGCCCGCGCGCTGACCCTCGCCGCCGCGTGTCCGGACGACCCGCACGCGCCGCTGCTGGCCCGCCGCGCCCTGACCTTCCTGCACGGCGCGCTGGGCCCGGACGGGCACTTCCGCAATTTCATGTCGTACGACCGCCACTGGCTGGAAGCGCGCGGTGCCGAGAATGCCCAGGCGCGGGCCGTGAGGGCGCTGGTTACGGCGGCGCGCACCCTGACGGACCCGGGCCTGCGCGGCGCGGCGCGTGAACTCCTGATCCACGCATGGCCGGCGATTCAGTCCCTCGAGAGCCCGCGCGCCCAGGCGCTGGCGCTGATGGCCCTGGCCGAGCAGCACCACCACGCCGGCCCGCACGCCGAACGCGACGAGCTGGCGCACCGCTACGCCGCGAATCTCCGCCGCCTGCACGCCGAGCACGCCACGCCCGGCTGGCTGTGGTTCGAGCCGTACCTGAGCTACTCGAATGCCAAGCTGCCGCACGGCCTGCTCGCCTATGGGCGCGTGTATGGCCGGCCCGGCGACGTCGCCCTGGCGCTGGACGCGCTGCGCTGGCTGGAGGGCGTGCAGACCGGGCCGCACGGCAGTTTCTGGCCGGTCGGCAACGAGCGGGTGTACCGCCGGGGCGAGGCCCGGCCCCTGTGGGACGGTCAGCCCATCGAGGTGTACGCGACCGTCGCCGCCGACCTGGAGGCGTACGCGGCGACCGGAGACGAGTCGTGGCTGGACCTGGCCCGCCGCGCGGTGAACTGGCTGCTGGGCGTGAATCCGCTGCGCCAGCCGCTGCTGAATCCCGAGAGCGGCGGCTGCCGCGACGGCCTGCACCGCGACCGCGTGAACATGAACGAGGGCGCCGAGAGCACCCTGGCGCTGTGGCAGAGCGTCGCGGACCTGCGCGCGGTGCAGGCCACGCCCAGTGCCGGCACCCTGACTGGGGACTGA